GGGACTTCTTGTTTCTCTGCAGTCTGGTCACACTGCTTGTATCCACATCTTCCATTTTAGATAAGTCTAAGTTCAGATGAGTCTGGATCAATATACTGAAGCCAATACACTGTGTCATGTCTGATTTGTCTGTTTGCTTCTGTCGGTAGGCGCTGTCCTACTGAGATTTCATCCGGAAAGCTTATCCACAGTCCTGTGAGACTGCAATGTATTTTTGCTGCTAGTTTGCACAGTAGATCTCTGCTGAGTAGGTTTACAGGGGATTTGGTGTTTATAGAAGTGGTGCCACCATTGTGATGTCTTCAACTGTTAATGTCAGGGGCTCCATGAATCTCAATACTTGTGTTGTTCCCAAGAAGCCAGTGGTTTTTATCGAGTTGCGAGAGAGGGGGAGTCGGGAGCCTTCCTGGCCTATACATGAGAATCTTGCACCTGTGTCTGTCTATCATAAACAGAGCTGGTTTCGTGCCATTGATAGACACCATGACTGTTGGTTCTTGTCTTGGATGCAGTGTAGTGTTGTACTGCATATGCTTCCCCTCCGGCTTCTCTGGGCATCTTCAATTCCAGATGGCTGCGGGTCCCAACCAGGATCCCGCAATTTCTTGCCATTGGTTTGGGCATGGAGGTCCTCCTTGTTGGTCTCTATATCCTGGCTGCCCTGGCTGTTTCTGGCAATTCCTTTTGGTGTGTCCTTTCTCTACTCATCCCCAACATTCCATTGGCTGTGACCTGGGGGCATTACCTTTTGTCTGGGGGCCTACTTCTTGTACAGCTACAGGCATGCACCCTTTTAGCATCATCTTGAATAAGCTTTGATTTGTTTCATTCAGGTTCCACCCTGTTCCTGTTTCCTCTCGCCATCTGTTCTGGAAGTCTTGAATGAACTTTACCACATTTTCTTATTCTCCCAATGTCAGAGCCTCCAGCTTTCCTGGGTCCATCTTTGTGGGTTATGCTTCTCGTATTGCATCCCATATCTGGTTTCTGCATGCCCCAGAGGCTAGGTTGTCTCCTCTCTTTGTGTCCATCACATTCCTCAGTCCTGCCTCTGCCAgcacagtgcatccggaaagtattcacagtgcttcactttttccacattttgttatgttacagccttactccaaaatgtattaaattaattattttcctcaaaattctaaaaacagTACCCCACGTGAAaggagtttgtttgaaatctttgcagatttattaaaaataaaaaacaaaaaaagcacatgtacataagtattcacagcctttgctcaatattttgttgaagcacctttggcaccaattacagcctgaagtctttttgagtatgatgctacaagcttagcacacctatttttgggcaatttctcccattcttctttgcaggacctctcaagctccatcaggttggatgggggcgtcggtgcacagccattttcatcTCTcgagagatgttcaatcgggttcaagtctgggctctggctgggccactcaaggacattcacagagttgtcctgtagccactcctttgttatcttggctgtgtgcttagggttgttgtcctgttggaagttgaaccttcaccccagatTGAGgaccagagcgctctggagcaggttttcatcaaggatgtctctgtactttgctgcattcatctttacctcgatcctgactagtctcccagttcctgctgtggaaaaacatccccacagcatgatgctgccaccaccatgcatcACTGTAGGggtggtattggccaggtgatgagtggtgcctggtttcctccagacatgatgcttgccattcaggccaaagagttcaatctttgtttcatcagagcaaagaattttgtttctcatggtctgagagtccttcaggtccttttggcaaactccaggcattctgtcatgtgccttttactggggagtggcttccgtctggccactctaccatataggcctgattggtggagtgctgcagagatggttgttcttctgtaaggttctcttctctccacatagacatgctggagctctgtcagagtgaccattgggtttttggtcacctccctgactaaggctcTTGTCCCCCGATTGCTCAggttggccgggcggccagctctaggaagagtcctggtggttccaaacttcgtccatttacggatgatggaggccactgtgctcattgggaccttcaatgctgcagaaatgtttttgcacccttccccagatctgtgcctcgatacaatcctgtctcggaggactacagacaattccttggacttcatggcttggtttgtgctctgacatgcattgttaactgtgggaccttatatagacaggtgtttgcctttccaaatcatgtccaatcaaccgaatttaccacaggtggactccaatcaagttgtagaaacatctcaaggatgatcagtggaaacaggatgtaactgagctcaattttgagtgtcatggcaaaggctgtgaatacttatgtacatgtgcttcttttgtttttttatttttaataaatttgcaaagatttcaaacaaacttctttcatgttgtcattatagggtattgtttgtagaattttgaagaaaataattaatttaatccattttgcaataaggctgtaacataacatgtagaaaaagtgaagtgctgtgaatactttccggatgcactgtattttaCAGGCTTTGCTCTTCCCTGCCACCTGTGCCAATATGGCATTAATGTCTCCTACTGCCAGTAGGTGGCCTGTTGTTTTTACTTCAAATTTGGTTATCCATTTTTGTCCACCTTGACATATACCTGGGAGTTGCCCTGCCAGTCCTGTCATGTCCATGAATGAACATGGCACATAGTGCACTCTTCCTTCTTTGACCATCAGGAGGCATTGGTTCACCTCTGAACCTTCCATCAATGCCAGCAACAGTTCCTTGTTTTCTCTTCCATACTTCTTACATTGTTTGGCTATCCTTCCAGATCTTGTCTGTTGTGTGGGCATCCACCTTGTTTCTGAGCGTGCTCCACTCTAATCTTTCAGTGTCCTGTGTAATTTCTTCCTCTGcttgtctcattctctcactcatctCTGCAGCACTTCTCTCCACTAAGTCTTCCATTGACTTTATCCTTTCTTCTGATTGCTGTATGCGCTGGTTCACCTGGGTGAGTGTTTGTTCTAGCATCTCCATCAGCCTTtgatcttttcttctttctgcctCTAATTCAGATTCTATGTTCATAAACCTTCCATTTACCTTTCTTGCCACTGGTCTGTTCACATCCCTTGGGTTACTGCCGTCAGGCACCGCTGGGTTCTGGGTGACTCCTGCCAGCCACTTGTCCATTTATTATGCATCTTCAAGACGGTTTTCGTTTATCCGATTGTTTTGTGCCATTCTGTTCCTTGGCTGCATGGAGAATCCTTCCAGTGAGTTAAATGCTGCATTGTCAGCTGAATATCCCTTTCCCATTTCACTTGTTGCTGGGGCAGATGGCGTGCTGGTGGGTACCCCTATATTCCTCAGGTAGCTATTGCTTCCCTCTTTCAGTACACTCAATTCAAGTTCTCTCCTTGTACTTGAGGTAGCCCTTACACTCTTTGAAGCACTGCTCTGACCACTTTCTGCTTCTCCCTCACTGCCTTCTTCTCCTCTCAATGCCCTTATTCTCCCTGCTATTTTTCCTTCTATCTGCACTtctccctccatctccatcCACTCTTCATCTCTTTGGATATCTGTGTTTATATCAGGGTATAACCTTTCCCTTTCCCTCCAATGCTTCACATAAGGTGGGGGGCTTTTCTCCTCATACCCTTCTCTCTcctgttttcttttcccttcCTTCTTATCTTGCACTACTTTCTTTACTGCTTCTCCTTTCTTCCTCATctcttctccttcctcttcaAACCAACTTAGTACCTCTAACTTCTTTACTCTCTTTCCCTTAGTCTTATCATAATTTTCCCCCACTTTCCAATGCCTCATCATTTCTCTCACTTCTTGACACTGTTTTTCTGCAAATGTCCCATCCTTTGGCCACTGCAAAACTCCCTGAGTCCTGTCATGCCATTTTATCATACACTTTCTAATGTACTTTATCATCTTTATGTTTAGCCACCACTATGTCTGCTGGCATTGGCTGGCCAGACCTCTTTAGTTTGCCCATGACACACCCTTGTCGAGCCCTAGGGGCATGACTCCTTTCCCCTGGATTTTTATTATGTCTTGACCAGActaaataaacgtttatctgtTTCACTGTCACTGCTGGCCTTACTGGGTACTTTCTCCAGTATTTTTCAGCAAGCGAATTAATTTTATCTACCAGTATAGATACAGTAGCTCCCCTTTCCCGCTCTACCTTCCTGACGTCTACTGTAACTATTGCAGTTAGACCTGAGCAATAGTTATACTGgctaattttattttgaaatggatCTTCTAATGGTTCGTCGTCTTCGTTATCTGTGTctttaataaattcaaataagGGATGGCAGCCCTAGTTGACCTTGGATCTTCCACTAACCTTTGCAGTATCGTACGAAGCAGCCTAGGGGTCCAGAGACTTTTCAGCATTTCAACCCAATAAAGCTCGGAAATTCAATTTGTAAATCGTCTAAATTAACCCACCTATTTATATACCACAATTTAGCTGCAGTTAACTCATCTGATTGCCACCTTTCGACCCCACTTGGGTCTTTAAATGTTCTTTCATCCCAGAAATGTGTTCTTACTCCTCTAGTCTTAGCAAGAATATCCTGTTTTGCCATTCATACTCGGGTGTTTTGTTGTGTTACTAGATTTCTCACAATCTGGAAGACACAAAATATGCGACCACCAGAGAGTACAGATCACGGCCACAGTAGGCGAAATATTGGATGATTATGGGCTACTATGCATTGAAATTCTGACATGTGTAGGGGTTTACTCACTGGTCCAACGACGGTATCCAGTGATATGGTAGAAGGATTCCCATGTGTTCCTGTCTTTTTGAAGCgatgtgaatacatttaaatttgtCAGTCCAATTCTGCTTGACTGTCTCTTAAATTAAATCAGACTCCATTTTCCGAGCATGCTACAACATTGCAGCGCTAGCTctagggggaatcgtgacaccTATATGCTCTCTGCCATTTTGCTTACTCTTTATTTACCCTTGAGGCCTTCTCCTACCTTGGACGAGTGAATACATTACCTTTACAATTTCCTACTGTGTGCCTGTAACATGAGTGAATGATTTTTCCACATTATCTACTCCTGTACAGTATACTTATGAACTCATGTTTATTCTATGTGCTTTTATTGTCAGGCTCACATTTTTTACAGTCTTCATGTGTTTTCCGCTTTTGTGACTAGATGTAatgtcaaacaccatcaagccTGGTCCTTCCAGGCAGAACTCTGGGCCTTCTCTGAAGAGGAAAAATGCATCTGCTCAAACACGCTTTACAGGGCCTCCTCTAAAGAGGAAAAGAATGGATGCATCTACTCAAACACGCCTTACATTGTCTTctttaaagaagaaaagaatagaTGCATCCACTCAGACATGCTTTATAATGTCTCGTGGTACACAGACATCAATGTACCCAACTGCATCTAAGTGTACTCAAGCTACCCAGATCACCTGGAAAGTGAACAGAAAAACTATCTTTCCCCCAAAATATCATGTGAAACTATTTGTTGTAAAAAAGTAATACTTTCTCTTGCCAATACACAAATCCTGCTTCAAACcagttttctctgtgtgtgtgtgtgtgtgtgtgtgtgtgtgggtgtgtgtgttctttttacTGCTCATGCATGCATGACCACTCGTGTACATGGTCTCTTGACTGTTCATGGGGCCTCACTGCTCTCACCCTTCAATGCACACACCTGTTGCGCAAACAGTTCACCTTATTCTTCCTTACATTCAGCTGTTTCCAAAGTGTCAAGTGATGTTTCaattcttttatattttattactctaAATTTGTACATGATTTCCAACagccctccccaggagtggtctaccaacaaagatcactccaatagcaagatgtgtaatagtctgcgaggtcagAAAAGGTAACTTtcaagcaactaaaggcctctctcacattggctaatgttaatgagtccaccatcaggaaaacactgaacaacagtgatatacatggcaggattgcaagtagaaagccactgctctccaaaaagaatgaatgaattctgaatgatatccaggaattctaaaggaaaatgtcaggacatctgtccatgaactgaatcacaagagaaagtgagtcatgcagTAAGTCAAAGACCCTAAGTAGACAAGTCATTCtatcaaagaatggttaaagaagaataaagttaatgtttttgaatggccaagtcaaaaatGTgtccttaatccaatagaaatcttgtggaagaacctgaagcaagaagtttatgtgaggaaacacaccaacatcccagaggtgaagctgttctgtactgaggaatgggctaaaaatcctccaagccgatgtgcaggactgatcagcaGTTAatggaaacgtttagttgcagttgttgcaacagatactgaaagcaaactTTCACATACAATATTGGATTAAATTTtctcaataaacaaatgaccaagaataatatttctgtctcaattgtttaattgggttctctttatctacttttaagatttgtttgaaaatctgatgatttgttcaggtcatatttatggagaaatgtagaaaattctaaagggttcacaaactttcaagcaccactgtagtccTGGATGGTTGTAGAGAAGACAGTCCTGAGGAATGATGATGTATTCAATTCTCAAATTTAACTTGGTAAGGCAGTCCATAtactttttgctcattttatatttttgtcagtaacagaaatgaaaacatttaacatgaataactggttgatggtttttttttttttttttcctaaactGAGGCaggagaaatggaaaaaaaaaaagtctttaaaagtaCTGTCAAAAATAGGAGatacaaaatttaaaaagaacttttggttttttttgcttattacTCCCAAAGCAAGAAGCTATTCCTCAATATTTTGTGCCTAACATGCCTTTAATCTACTCACAGATGTATCTACCCTTGGCAGACCTAGCTACCACTTTGATGACTGTATTTATATAGAGTTAGTTAGGGCTGCACATTTGAAGTGCTTACCTCATTTATAGCTTTAGCCAGCTAATGTGAGTTAGAGAGTAGATTAAAGCCGTACAAAATCATGAGAAATTTGCAAAAGAATGCTAAGTCAATTTCACATTTTGCACTTGCAATTTtcgagaataaaaaaaaacaacttgttttTCAGTTCTCCTACCTGGATTTGGAAACAGTAACCAAACAAAATCTATTCACTTGAATTGACAAGGCAGGCACCAAAAGCAGGCGATGGTGAAATCTATAATTTCTTTGAGTCAGTGCTAGTTAATGCATGGACACCATTAATCTTTTGCATGATGAACAAAAGTAGTTGAGGCTGAGGATCTGGATGATATTTAGTCTGAGTACTCtcagtccctgacctagtgaaccagtgtgagaatgttttattgatagagacttcaaagcacttttgTAACTTGCTTTTAATAAAAGAATCTGccaaatgttaataatttttttatttaacctttatttaaccAAGAAGTCCCTTCAGCTTAATTCTCTTTTCAGAGGGGGACCTGGCCAAAAAGGCATGCCATTACAGAGTAACAAACTTTAAAGtcaaaaccacaaaaacaaacataaaaatacagacaaaaataatGATGCATAATACAAAATCCAGATATGAATAACAATTACATCCTTCCGttatacaacttttttttaatttttattttattattattattgttattattattattattattattattattattattatcagaacCTTAAACTCACCCAGTGTAACAAAGTGATTAAGCTGTAATGTGTTTTGAAGATTATTCCATGACTAGGGTGCAAAAGAAGCAAAAGCCTTTTTTCCTAGTTTTAAACAACCTGGGATTAACTTTATATCCACTTTCTTTATATCTTCATTGCACCATAACAGGATATCATCAGTTTCCACCTCCTCAAGTGCTGTGGTGTTGTGGGAGGTAACAATCCTCCACAATCAACTGCAGGATACCATGTTTGTTTTGGTATGCCCACTCTTCACAAGACAATCAAACCCTGATGAATAAAGGTCCTGTCCACTTAAATATGCCATTAGCCTTATAATATATTAGTTTAAAATCCATTGAACATTGTCATTAAACTGAATCACAAACTCCCACAATGAACTAATTAACTGGGAAGAAGGATggtacgttgaggaacattatggTAAAAGATTAATATATTTGATTCTAAGTTGCAGTTTCAGGTGCAAGCTTTGTCCATAGTCTATCCCAGAATGCATTATGCAGAGCTGGGTCTTGCGGCCAGTCTATGTAGGTCTGGGTCTTCACCAGCCTGGACAGTCTATGATGTACATTTAAGAGTTGATGAGGAACCTTCTCCAGGAACACCAGAACAAGAACGTCCCTGTGTTCAACCAGCAATCTGTAAGTTGCCAAACGCATCTCCAAAGAGCACCATTTACTCCGAAGGTAGTTGCGGCTAACCAGGCAGAGGGTATGTCGGCTTCTGTAGAGGCTGTCTGTGATATTCTCCACAATGTCCTTTCCTAGCTCAAAGTCCCTGCTGTGCAGGCAAAGCCTGAGGAAAGGGGGTCCACGTTTCTCCAGGTTGGGGAGAAGTTCATCCACCACCCAGCGCTCATCTTTCCCGCAGTAGGACACAAAAACATCGAAGTGGTAATGTCCTTTTCTGTTTGCCCTCATGGCCTCCTCTACCCAGGCACGAGCTATGTGAAAGAAAGCAAGCAGATAATCTCCAGCCAGCTGATGGAGCAGCACTACCAGCATGAAGAACACCAGTCCCAGAGAGGTGGAGGCAAAAAGGAGAAAGTCGATATCAGTTAAACAGTGGTCTTGAGCATACTTATGCAGAAACTGTTTTCCATGTGAAGTTTTACATGGCAGACTTTCCAGTGAGCTCCCAGGGAAATACACTTGAACACTCTGCTGATACTTTGCCCAATTGGTAATCCAAGCATTGTCACAGCTACAGTATAGAAGTGCTTTATCCATGATAAGATATCGAAGGTTTTTCAGGGGCTCTACAAAGTTTTCCATCACACTGAACACATCATCTGCATGTAAAAATAGCACTTTTAGTGACTGCAGGTCTCTGGTCAAGTCTTTATTGAAAAAAGTTACTGACCACAAAGAAACATATAGATACTCCAAATTTGAGAGGTTATGAAAAATCATATCAAGACCAGACTGAGGAGACAAATCTACATTAAAAAGGATCAGACTCTTCAGGTTGACCAGTTGGTTCAAATCAGTCAAGTCCATTTGTGCCGGCTTCTGTTTTGCTATGATCAAAAAATGTCTCAGAGACTTGAGGAATTGACCAGGAAAAGATTGACCACAGAGCAACTGCTCTGTCTCTGCAGTTAAATGGACAAGAGATTTGAAAAGCGTATTGTCACAATCCTGAAAAGTCACAGACTGGCCACAAACATGCAGGCTGAGGCCCGCTTCAGATTTCCTGCTCTTGCTTAAAAGAAGGGTCATTGGTTTTAATCCAGAGCTGATGTACAACTTAGTCAGATTTTCAGGAAGACTGAGGTTGATCCAGATCTTTGAAGGTTCAGAGGAGGGATACTGAAAGACTCCCAAACTTACAAACTCTGCAGATGTTAAATGAAGTAAAGTCACTGGCTCAATGAGAAGCAACTTATTGTCATTAATTAGGAGAGTTTTTAGGTTAGATAAACCGAAGAAGGTATATTTTGTAAGTTGAGATATTTTGTTATTACTAAGGTCCAAAGTTTTAAGCAAACATGTATTGTTAAATGTAAAATCTTCAATATGTTCTATGTTGCTGTTCACCCATTGCAGTTCCTCAAGCTCTCGCAGGCAACTAAAATGTTGGTAGCTGATATTTTGGAAATTGTTTGTATGAAGGCTCACTGTCTTGAGTTTTGTGACAAGATCACTCTGATTTTCACACAGTGCCAAAGCCCTATCTCTATTTTTACTCTCTGTCGTAAGCCTCCAATGAATCGTTAATGATTTAAGGTTTCTCAGAACGCTGATGAATGTTAAATTAATTGATTTAGCTTGACGTTCATTTGCACATAT
This genomic interval from Ictalurus furcatus strain D&B chromosome 2, Billie_1.0, whole genome shotgun sequence contains the following:
- the LOC128617703 gene encoding toll-like receptor 13, translated to MQFFSFVVFKNLLTCVLCWVSEKCFVYEDYLDVKLVGNCPKSNLTGYCRGVSNVALDLAGIPPHLEVLCVDLMKDSSLHPYSFSRFQKLMKLKIFGEISTIHPGAFKNLSSLQHLEIYSLQSLNLSLSSEILNDLQNATTLLFINCRLSSMATDVFKGMKKLEQLAFINSTEDFSELLCRLTFVSSSLNYLYVESESLVIDRPNCTFSNGTSFDVMFHGIEKVSLILGPVRLTDKTVLKYFKNINILSIKFTDFEVLQPAITKVEYLVVRYSEKLSSFEEICETAHKLLSTALSVNFLYITDSFVPNLDKCMWLESLEICANERQAKSINLTFISVLRNLKSLTIHWRLTTESKNRDRALALCENQSDLVTKLKTVSLHTNNFQNISYQHFSCLRELEELQWVNSNIEHIEDFTFNNTCLLKTLDLSNNKISQLTKYTFFGLSNLKTLLINDNKLLLIEPVTLLHLTSAEFVSLGVFQYPSSEPSKIWINLSLPENLTKLYISSGLKPMTLLLSKSRKSEAGLSLHVCGQSVTFQDCDNTLFKSLVHLTAETEQLLCGQSFPGQFLKSLRHFLIIAKQKPAQMDLTDLNQLVNLKSLILFNVDLSPQSGLDMIFHNLSNLEYLYVSLWSVTFFNKDLTRDLQSLKVLFLHADDVFSVMENFVEPLKNLRYLIMDKALLYCSCDNAWITNWAKYQQSVQVYFPGSSLESLPCKTSHGKQFLHKYAQDHCLTDIDFLLFASTSLGLVFFMLVVLLHQLAGDYLLAFFHIARAWVEEAMRANRKGHYHFDVFVSYCGKDERWVVDELLPNLEKRGPPFLRLCLHSRDFELGKDIVENITDSLYRSRHTLCLVSRNYLRSKWCSLEMRLATYRLLVEHRDVLVLVFLEKVPHQLLNVHHRLSRLVKTQTYIDWPQDPALHNAFWDRLWTKLAPETAT